A genomic segment from Treponema sp. Marseille-Q3903 encodes:
- a CDS encoding PspC domain-containing protein — protein MAKRLCKSRKNKMIDGVCGGIAEYFNIDATIVRIVAVIVACINGLGVIAYIIACVVMPYSDAQDFENASDEEIDKLKRANRYSGNESKSSGSRSRTNKKNDKKMHSDEDFDKYFDK, from the coding sequence ATGGCTAAACGTTTATGCAAATCTAGAAAAAATAAAATGATTGATGGAGTATGCGGCGGTATCGCTGAATATTTCAATATTGATGCAACTATTGTTCGTATTGTTGCGGTGATTGTTGCCTGCATCAATGGACTTGGTGTTATTGCATACATCATCGCATGTGTTGTAATGCCTTATTCTGATGCACAGGATTTTGAAAATGCGAGCGATGAAGAAATCGATAAACTTAAGAGAGCGAATCGATATTCGGGAAATGAATCAAAATCATCTGGAAGCCGCAGCAGAACAAACAAAAAAAACGACAAAAAAATGCATTCGGACGAAGATTTTGATAAATACTTCGATAAATAA